Proteins encoded within one genomic window of Methanobrevibacter thaueri:
- a CDS encoding asparagine synthase-related protein encodes MCSIVGLQGKVKADDIVKMLKVSKNRGPDSSGLFLDEIYTDIDLDEFSDDNDYPIAFGHNLLSIYDLNDRVSEPQPVANDNLVVVFNGEIYNFRTITNLLSKVGVEKEILSDAEALLYLIDFYNKGDLVKAIQMATKLIDGDYAFAVWDGENLAISRDPLGVKPLFYAENDDLKGFASSRQSLYEVGFDEIETLKPEHILFNWEDIAPAQPIYEKIYEGDVTKIDKLLKLSVSKRIEGLREVGVIFSGGLDSSYLALLLGEIAENIPLKITLYAVGAEGSKDIESAIYASKFLNLDLKICEVTEEMVRESLPEVVKAIGDDNLMKVGVGMTTYLATKMVAEDGIKVAISGQGADELFGGYKRYLESFVNDTLNYDIRMDISNMYHVNLERDDACSMLNSVELRLPFLDKNLVELVLNIPDNKKIVSMHDDMRKSILRKLAFEEGLDYEIAYRPKKAAQYGTGIDKILRKKILKDTDISQYLK; translated from the coding sequence TTAGATGAAATTTACACAGACATTGATTTGGATGAATTCAGTGATGATAATGACTATCCTATAGCTTTTGGCCATAATCTGCTTTCAATTTATGACCTGAATGATAGGGTTTCCGAGCCACAGCCGGTGGCAAATGACAATCTTGTTGTAGTTTTCAATGGTGAAATCTACAATTTCAGGACAATCACCAATCTGCTTTCCAAGGTGGGTGTTGAAAAGGAGATTCTGTCCGATGCGGAGGCATTGCTTTACCTGATTGACTTCTACAATAAGGGAGACCTTGTAAAGGCTATTCAGATGGCAACCAAACTGATTGACGGGGATTATGCATTTGCCGTTTGGGATGGTGAAAATCTTGCGATTTCAAGAGATCCGTTGGGTGTCAAACCGCTCTTTTATGCTGAAAATGATGATTTAAAAGGTTTTGCATCATCCAGACAGTCCTTATATGAGGTCGGTTTTGATGAGATTGAAACATTGAAGCCAGAACACATTCTTTTTAACTGGGAGGATATAGCTCCGGCACAACCAATTTATGAAAAAATCTATGAGGGTGACGTAACTAAAATAGACAAGCTATTAAAGTTAAGTGTTTCCAAAAGGATTGAAGGATTAAGAGAGGTCGGTGTAATATTTTCAGGTGGTCTTGACAGTTCGTATCTCGCATTGCTTTTGGGAGAGATAGCCGAAAACATTCCATTGAAAATCACATTATATGCGGTGGGGGCCGAAGGTTCAAAGGACATTGAATCAGCGATATATGCCTCAAAATTCCTCAATCTTGACTTGAAGATATGTGAGGTTACAGAGGAGATGGTGCGCGAAAGTCTCCCAGAGGTCGTAAAGGCAATCGGTGATGACAATCTCATGAAGGTCGGCGTTGGAATGACCACATACCTTGCAACAAAGATGGTTGCCGAGGACGGAATAAAAGTGGCTATATCCGGCCAGGGTGCAGATGAGCTCTTTGGAGGATATAAGCGTTACCTTGAAAGCTTTGTAAACGACACCCTGAACTATGACATCCGTATGGACATCTCAAACATGTACCATGTGAACCTGGAACGTGATGACGCATGCTCAATGCTCAATTCAGTCGAGTTGAGATTGCCGTTTCTGGACAAGAACCTTGTGGAGCTGGTATTAAACATCCCTGACAACAAGAAAATCGTCTCCATGCATGACGACATGCGCAAAAGCATATTGAGGAAATTGGCCTTTGAAGAGGGTCTTGATTATGAAATAGCCTACAGGCCCAAAAAGGCAGCCCAATACGGAACAGGCATCGATAAGATTTTAAGAAAGAAGATTTTAAAGGATACCGACATTTCACAGTATCTTAAATAA
- the gatC gene encoding Asp-tRNA(Asn) amidotransferase subunit GatC, whose protein sequence is MTIEKDAEDIIEKFSKILEDIPDSDETWYITDNLNLTREDEAHEKDPEKILRNANIDKDGNLIVKRADWTN, encoded by the coding sequence ATGACAATCGAAAAAGATGCTGAAGATATCATAGAAAAATTTTCAAAAATATTAGAGGACATTCCAGATTCAGATGAAACCTGGTATATCACCGATAATTTGAATTTAACACGTGAAGATGAAGCTCATGAAAAAGATCCAGAAAAAATATTGAGAAACGCCAATATTGACAAAGATGGAAATCTCATTGTAAAAAGAGCTGATTGGACAAATTAA
- a CDS encoding amino acid-binding protein: protein MRINLVLELMDTPGQLVKALEPISSLGANLVTVIHKRDYKNEKGNVPVQLTIEGEHEDLKKVVNRFEELGFSIIEMDGVVKKEKITTIFFGHIVDQDLRDTMDRINALDGVVIVAFDIKLNGEEKSTALINIEADVGKKQAVFNRIAEIAEEKDLLVINEV, encoded by the coding sequence ATGAGAATAAATTTGGTTCTCGAACTTATGGATACTCCAGGACAACTTGTTAAAGCATTGGAACCAATCAGTAGTCTTGGTGCAAACCTTGTCACTGTTATTCATAAAAGAGATTATAAAAACGAAAAAGGCAATGTTCCGGTGCAACTCACCATTGAAGGGGAACATGAAGACCTTAAGAAAGTAGTTAACAGATTTGAAGAATTAGGATTTTCCATTATAGAAATGGATGGTGTAGTTAAAAAGGAAAAGATCACCACAATTTTCTTCGGCCACATTGTAGACCAGGACTTAAGAGACACCATGGACAGAATCAATGCACTTGACGGGGTTGTCATCGTTGCATTTGACATAAAATTGAACGGTGAGGAAAAATCCACTGCGTTAATCAACATTGAAGCAGATGTGGGCAAAAAGCAAGCGGTGTTTAATAGAATTGCAGAAATTGCTGAGGAAAAGGATTTACTGGTAATTAATGAAGTTTAA
- a CDS encoding homoserine dehydrogenase, with product MDECKVIIMGFGSVGQGVANALSMKKDLIKDKTGVSVKVVAAADSSSSAISQDGLDEELLVKTKKEEGKLAAYPEFGSDKSGLDVLDAVEYDCLIEATPTNIVDAQPALSLTLKAFEQGKDVVTSNKGHLALKFKEIVGAAEEAGVEFKYEASVGGSMPIINFTRDTLASCEIKSIKGILNGTTNYILSRMTSEGSDYEVILKESQELGIAETDPTQDVEGIDAACKTVILANSLLGIDATYSDVKVEGISNINSQAIELAKKDDYLIKLIAEVSPENLQVSPRLIKRGSSYDVSGTLNMATIKTDLADEVSVIGLGAGSLETASAMLTDLISILKNKN from the coding sequence ATGGATGAATGTAAAGTCATTATTATGGGATTCGGTTCAGTTGGCCAAGGTGTAGCCAACGCCCTTTCCATGAAGAAGGATTTAATTAAAGACAAAACCGGAGTCAGCGTAAAGGTTGTTGCTGCAGCAGATTCATCTTCATCCGCAATCTCCCAGGACGGATTGGATGAAGAGTTGCTTGTAAAAACTAAAAAGGAAGAAGGAAAACTGGCAGCATATCCTGAATTCGGTTCTGATAAAAGCGGTTTGGATGTTTTGGATGCGGTTGAATACGATTGTCTCATTGAAGCAACTCCTACTAATATCGTTGATGCACAACCGGCACTCTCATTAACACTAAAAGCATTCGAACAGGGAAAAGATGTAGTGACCTCAAACAAAGGACACTTGGCACTCAAATTCAAGGAAATAGTTGGCGCTGCTGAAGAGGCAGGCGTTGAATTCAAGTATGAGGCAAGTGTCGGAGGATCAATGCCTATTATCAATTTCACAAGAGACACACTGGCATCATGTGAAATCAAGTCAATCAAGGGTATTCTAAACGGTACCACAAATTACATCCTCTCAAGAATGACTTCAGAAGGTTCAGATTATGAAGTCATACTTAAGGAATCACAGGAATTGGGTATTGCAGAAACCGACCCAACACAAGATGTTGAAGGTATAGATGCAGCTTGTAAAACAGTAATTTTAGCAAACTCACTTTTAGGCATTGACGCAACCTACAGTGACGTTAAGGTTGAGGGTATTTCAAACATTAACTCACAGGCTATTGAACTGGCTAAAAAGGACGATTACCTAATCAAGTTAATAGCTGAAGTGTCCCCTGAAAATTTACAGGTTTCCCCTCGTCTGATTAAAAGGGGAAGTTCCTATGACGTAAGCGGAACCCTGAACATGGCCACCATCAAGACAGATTTGGCGGATGAGGTTTCCGTGATTGGACTTGGAGCAGGTTCTCTTGAAACTGCTTCTGCGATGTTGACTGATTTAATTAGTATTTTAAAGAATAAAAACTAA
- a CDS encoding cofactor-independent phosphoglycerate mutase — MKYVIFIPDGSSDYPVDELGGKTPLMVANTPNIDKLACKGFGGFTNNVPDQYTPGSDVANMSIFGYNPADFYTGRGPLEAGSEGIPTTPCDVIFRCNTIYSESDAMDDFNAGHISTEEADELMKGLNEYFNEKYPDFKGKFYTGVSYRHLFVYSCDSVEDAKIMSSIKTMPPHDIVDEKLVDNLFGECELAEEFHKIMYEAREYLKDHEVNKKREIPANMVWLWGQGVTPTLPNFEETYGITASVITGVDLLKGIGNFAGMNIVNVPGATGYFDTDYKQKGEYGIEALKETDLLLIHIEAPDEAGHAQNTEEKVKAIERIDEFIVGPIIESLEGSPYRGAILPDHPTPISVGTHTRDNVPIIIFDSEREGDDCESFDEEGVKKGSLEFKQGHFLVQRLIDGDY, encoded by the coding sequence ATGAAATATGTAATTTTTATCCCTGATGGGTCAAGTGATTATCCTGTAGATGAATTAGGTGGCAAAACTCCTTTGATGGTAGCAAACACTCCAAATATCGACAAGTTAGCTTGCAAAGGATTTGGAGGATTCACAAACAATGTGCCTGACCAGTACACACCTGGTTCAGATGTGGCGAACATGAGCATTTTCGGATACAATCCAGCTGATTTCTACACAGGCCGTGGACCGCTGGAAGCGGGCAGTGAAGGAATTCCAACCACTCCATGCGATGTTATATTCAGATGCAACACCATCTACAGCGAAAGCGATGCAATGGACGACTTTAATGCAGGCCACATTTCAACCGAAGAGGCCGATGAGCTGATGAAAGGATTGAACGAATACTTCAATGAAAAGTATCCTGACTTCAAAGGCAAGTTCTACACCGGCGTAAGCTACAGGCACCTGTTCGTATACTCCTGCGACAGTGTGGAGGACGCCAAAATCATGTCAAGCATCAAGACAATGCCTCCTCATGACATTGTTGACGAAAAGCTGGTGGACAACCTATTCGGAGAATGCGAACTGGCCGAGGAATTCCACAAGATCATGTATGAGGCAAGGGAATACCTTAAGGACCATGAGGTTAACAAGAAAAGGGAAATCCCTGCAAATATGGTGTGGCTATGGGGACAGGGCGTAACCCCAACATTGCCTAACTTTGAGGAAACCTATGGAATCACAGCTTCTGTAATAACAGGTGTCGATTTGCTTAAGGGAATCGGAAACTTTGCCGGAATGAACATAGTGAATGTTCCTGGCGCCACAGGATATTTCGATACAGACTATAAGCAGAAAGGTGAATACGGTATTGAAGCATTAAAAGAAACTGATTTATTGTTGATTCATATTGAGGCTCCGGACGAAGCGGGCCATGCTCAAAATACTGAAGAAAAGGTCAAGGCAATTGAAAGAATTGACGAGTTCATTGTCGGACCGATAATCGAAAGCCTTGAAGGCAGCCCATATAGGGGCGCAATCCTTCCGGACCATCCGACTCCAATCAGCGTCGGAACCCACACCCGTGACAATGTGCCTATAATCATATTCGATTCCGAACGTGAAGGGGACGATTGCGAATCATTTGATGAGGAAGGAGTTAAAAAAGGATCCCTTGAATTTAAACAAGGACATTTCTTGGTACAAAGATTGATTGATGGAGATTATTAG
- a CDS encoding flavodoxin family protein — MKVLLVNGSPNKNGCTFTALSEVAKTLEGHDIETEIFWIKTKPITGCIACMKCGEKGQCTFDNDVVNEFVKKAYDADAFVFGSPVYYASANGSMTSFLDRAFYSNSHGANGEAFKHKPGAVVCSARRGGTTATYDQLIKYLGISQMPIISSFYWNMVHGNTPEEVMQDEEGLGTMRQLAHNMAFFLECMKAGEEKGLTITEEEKPRTNFIR; from the coding sequence ATGAAAGTATTATTAGTTAACGGAAGTCCAAATAAAAATGGATGTACTTTTACAGCTTTAAGCGAAGTTGCAAAAACCCTAGAGGGACATGATATAGAAACAGAGATTTTCTGGATTAAAACAAAACCGATAACAGGATGTATTGCATGCATGAAGTGTGGCGAGAAAGGACAATGCACATTTGACAATGATGTTGTAAATGAATTCGTCAAAAAGGCATACGATGCAGATGCTTTTGTATTCGGCTCACCTGTGTATTATGCCAGCGCAAACGGATCCATGACTTCATTTTTAGACAGGGCATTTTACTCAAACTCCCATGGAGCCAATGGCGAGGCATTCAAGCACAAGCCTGGAGCTGTGGTATGTTCCGCAAGACGTGGAGGAACAACCGCAACCTACGACCAGCTAATCAAGTATTTGGGAATCAGCCAAATGCCAATCATATCCTCATTCTATTGGAACATGGTTCACGGAAATACTCCTGAAGAGGTCATGCAGGATGAGGAAGGATTGGGCACCATGAGGCAATTGGCCCACAACATGGCATTTTTCCTGGAATGCATGAAAGCAGGTGAAGAGAAAGGTTTGACCATAACAGAAGAAGAAAAACCTCGTACAAACTTCATAAGGTAA
- a CDS encoding MATE family efflux transporter produces the protein MNIFKTPENYLYSNRALLALFIPLLIEYSLEFLVGFADSVMVASLGEAAISGVSLVDFLVQLLIFSFSALATGGAVVAGQYLGNNQLKEAQDSATQLVWFSTILSTILMIAILFLRRFLIGLLFGHIEADVWANADVYLYFMALSIPFLAIYNAGAAIFRTTNNAYTPMQILFVCDILNVIGNAICIYFLGWDVRGVAIPTVISRLLAALLILHFVVDENYKLHIKKTLKHKFDTKILRKVLEIGIPYGVENGLFQLGRVLVLSLVSTFGTMAIAANSVGYAIGIFSVLPGFAINLGLTAIISNCVGANDYEQARYYNRKCLIIVVISHIVINAIIFASLPYVLGIYNLSAKTAAMTTDMVIWHGIFAIIIWPLSFTLPATFRGAGDSKSVMYISLAVMFTCRIALSYVIADWMGIGVFGTWIAMFIDWYVRAAIYIYRYFSNKWTEYRVV, from the coding sequence ATGAACATTTTCAAAACTCCTGAAAACTATCTATATTCAAATAGGGCATTACTTGCCTTATTCATTCCACTTTTAATAGAATACTCATTGGAATTCCTTGTGGGATTTGCCGATTCAGTGATGGTGGCTTCATTAGGTGAAGCGGCCATATCAGGAGTTTCACTAGTTGACTTTTTAGTTCAACTTCTCATTTTTTCATTTTCAGCTCTTGCAACGGGTGGTGCAGTCGTTGCGGGACAATATTTGGGCAACAATCAACTGAAGGAAGCCCAGGACTCTGCAACCCAGCTTGTCTGGTTTTCAACAATATTATCCACAATACTGATGATTGCAATCCTTTTTTTAAGACGATTTTTAATTGGGCTCTTGTTTGGACACATTGAGGCTGACGTTTGGGCGAACGCCGACGTATATCTCTATTTCATGGCATTGTCAATTCCGTTTTTGGCCATTTACAATGCTGGAGCGGCGATTTTCAGAACAACCAACAATGCATACACTCCAATGCAGATTCTTTTCGTCTGTGACATTTTGAATGTAATCGGAAATGCGATTTGCATCTACTTTTTGGGATGGGATGTTCGAGGAGTGGCCATTCCAACAGTGATTTCAAGGCTGCTTGCGGCCCTTCTGATATTGCATTTCGTTGTTGACGAAAATTATAAATTGCATATAAAAAAGACTTTAAAGCATAAATTCGACACCAAAATCCTTAGGAAAGTTTTGGAGATAGGCATTCCATATGGAGTTGAAAACGGCCTATTCCAATTGGGAAGGGTTTTGGTCCTCAGTCTCGTCTCAACATTCGGGACAATGGCAATAGCTGCAAACTCCGTTGGTTATGCAATAGGCATATTTTCTGTATTGCCCGGTTTTGCCATCAATCTTGGACTGACTGCAATAATATCGAATTGCGTTGGAGCCAATGACTATGAGCAGGCAAGGTACTACAACAGGAAATGCCTGATTATTGTGGTGATTTCACACATTGTCATAAATGCGATAATCTTCGCTAGCCTGCCATACGTTTTAGGCATTTACAACCTATCGGCAAAAACGGCTGCAATGACCACTGATATGGTGATTTGGCACGGAATATTCGCAATAATAATTTGGCCGCTGTCATTCACATTGCCGGCAACATTCAGGGGAGCCGGAGACTCAAAATCAGTGATGTACATTAGCCTTGCAGTGATGTTCACCTGCAGAATAGCATTATCATATGTCATTGCCGATTGGATGGGCATAGGAGTGTTCGGAACATGGATTGCAATGTTCATCGACTGGTATGTGAGGGCTGCGATTTACATTTACAGATATTTCTCAAACAAATGGACAGAATACAGGGTGGTTTAA
- a CDS encoding GNAT family N-acetyltransferase: MQELFCSVEWSSGEYPEKLVIAMKNFDTVYSAWDGEDLVGMICVMDDGIMNAYVHYLLVKPDYQLKGIGRELVERVKSHYKDYLRIVVICLMENVKFYEYCGFDVEEDKRALFITELEN; the protein is encoded by the coding sequence CTGCAGGAGCTTTTCTGCTCAGTGGAATGGTCTTCTGGGGAATATCCCGAAAAGCTTGTCATAGCGATGAAAAACTTCGATACTGTCTATTCCGCATGGGACGGTGAAGATCTGGTCGGGATGATTTGCGTAATGGATGACGGAATAATGAACGCATATGTTCATTATCTGCTCGTAAAGCCTGATTACCAGCTTAAGGGAATTGGAAGGGAACTTGTCGAAAGGGTCAAGTCCCATTATAAGGACTATTTGAGGATTGTTGTAATCTGCTTAATGGAGAACGTTAAGTTTTACGAATATTGTGGATTCGATGTAGAAGAGGATAAGCGCGCATTATTCATAACAGAATTGGAAAATTAA
- a CDS encoding alpha/beta hydrolase, which translates to MVLFRGDIKCKSLQRRTSISVILPADNIHFLQDTEEIVPQPYRTLYLLHGLYGSDDIFLANTSIQKFAEDHGIAIVIPCGENSFYVDNEKAHAYYGEYVGQELLDITRNIFPLSDKREDTFIAGFSMGGYGALRNGLKYSQNFSKIGMISPALITDDIADYADDNNVLHSRDFYESVFGDLDEIKNSDKDPKFLIENCEDLPDIYMACGIDDFLFEKCADFYKYLNSKGIEARFVGDEGEHTWEFCDKYVKDFIETFLG; encoded by the coding sequence ATGGTATTGTTTAGAGGAGACATAAAGTGCAAGAGCTTGCAGAGGAGAACTTCAATCAGCGTGATTTTGCCTGCGGACAACATTCATTTCCTGCAGGACACCGAGGAAATCGTCCCGCAGCCATACAGGACATTGTATCTGCTTCACGGATTATACGGCAGCGATGACATATTCCTTGCAAACACATCCATTCAGAAATTTGCCGAAGACCATGGGATAGCCATTGTAATTCCATGTGGTGAAAACAGTTTCTACGTTGACAACGAGAAGGCACACGCATATTACGGCGAATATGTCGGTCAGGAATTGCTTGACATCACAAGAAACATCTTCCCTCTTTCGGACAAAAGGGAGGACACTTTCATTGCAGGATTTTCCATGGGAGGATATGGAGCCCTTAGAAACGGCTTGAAATATTCTCAAAACTTCTCCAAAATCGGAATGATTTCACCTGCACTGATAACCGATGATATCGCTGATTATGCTGATGACAACAACGTGCTGCATTCAAGGGACTTCTATGAATCAGTTTTTGGCGATTTGGATGAGATTAAAAATTCAGATAAGGATCCTAAATTCTTAATTGAAAACTGTGAGGACCTTCCGGACATCTACATGGCCTGCGGAATAGATGACTTTTTGTTTGAGAAGTGTGCAGATTTCTACAAGTACCTGAACTCCAAAGGCATTGAAGCAAGGTTTGTCGGCGATGAGGGAGAGCACACTTGGGAATTCTGTGACAAGTACGTCAAGGATTTCATTGAAACATTTTTAGGGTGA